In Streptomyces nojiriensis, the sequence GCTCGCCGCCGTGGCCGTCCCCCGCTTCGCGGACTTCGTCACCGTCGACCTCGCGGACCAGGTCATCGACGGCGAGGAGCCCCGCGCGGGCTCCGACATGCGGCGCACCGCGGTCAGCGGCATCCGCTCCGACCACCCCCTCTACCCCGTCGGCCGACTGATCGACTTCCTGCCCTCCACCCCCCAGGCGCGCGGCTACGGCACCGGACGGGCCGAGCTGGTCCCCCACCTGGCCGACGCGCCGGGCTGGAAGGCCCAGGACCCGCCACGCGCCCAGGCCATCGTGGACTACGGCATCCACTCCCTCATCGCGGCCCCGCTCATGGCCCGGGGCGTCGTACTCGGCGTGGTCAACTTCTGGCGGTCGCAGAAGCAGGAGCCCTTCGACGAGGACGAGCTGTCCCTGGCCGAGGAACTCGTCGCCCGCGCGGCCGTCAGCATGGACAACGCCCGCCGCTACACCCGCGAACACGCCCTCGCCGTGACCCTCCAGCGCAGCCTGCTGCCCCGCGCCCTGCCCGAGCAGAGCGCCATGGACGTGGCGCACTTCTACCTGCCCGCGCAGTCCGGGGTCGGCGGCGACTGGTTCGACGTGATCCCGCTGGCGGGCTGCCGCGTCGCGCTGGTCGTCGGAGACGTCGTCGGACACGGCCTGCACGCCGCCGCCACCATGGGGCGCCTGCGTACGGCCGTGCACAACTTCTCCTCCCTCGACCTGCCGCCCGACGAGATCCTGGCCCGCCTGGACGACCTCGTACAGCGCATCGACCACGACGGGGAGGGCGACGACGTGAACGGCGGCGTACTGGGCGCGACCTGCCTGTACGCCGTCTACGACCCCGTCTCCCAGCGCTGCACGATGGCGCGGGCCGGCCATCTGCCACCCCTGGTGGTCGCCCCCGACGGCACGACGGAGATCGTGGAACTGCCGGCCGGACCCCCGCTGGGGCTGGGCGGCATGCCCTTCGAGACCGCGGAGCTGGACCTCGCCGAAGGCAGCCAGCTCGTCCTCTACACCGACGGACTGATCGAGGAGCGGACCCGGGACATCAGCGAGGGGCTGGAACTGCTGCGCGCGGCCCTCAGCCACCCCGACCGGGACCCGCACGAGAGCTGCCGGGCCGTGCTCGACATGCTGCTGCCGCCCCGGCCCACCGACGACGTGGCCCTGCTCATCGCCCGGACCCGGACGCTCGGCCCGGACCGGGTCGCCCAGTGGGAGGTGCCGTTCCAGCCCAGCGCGGTGGGCGCCATGCGCAACGCCGCGGCGAAGAAGCTCGACGAGTGGGGCCTGACGGACCTCGGTTTCGCCACGGAACTGATCCTCAGCGAGCTGATCACCAACGCCCTGCGGCACGGCAGCGCACCCGTGCGGGTGCGGCTGCTCCACGACCACAACCTGACCTGCGAGGTGTGGGACGGCAGCAGTACCGCCCCGCACCTTCGCTACGCCGCCACCACGGACGAGGGCGGCCGCGGCCTGTTCCTGGTCGCGCAGCTCAGCGAGCACTGGGGCACCCGGTACACGCCCGACGGCAAGGTCATCTGGGCTGAGCTGGCCCTGCCCGGCGCCGCGGGCGGCACGGAGGCCGCCCTCGCGGCCTTCCTGGACGTGGACCCGATCTGACCGGCCCCGGGGGCCCGTGGAGCCGGGTCCACGGGGGTCAGACGCCCGGCCGAAGGGCCTTCAGCGCCGTCTCGAGCGCCTGCTCCGCCGGGACCGGGACATCGGGAACGACTCCCACGCCCTCCCAGTTGCCGCCCGTGACGGTGTTGATCGACCGTGCCGTCGGCACCGTCACGAGAACGTGCTCGGCGACCGCGTGCCGGGCCGTCGGATGGGCGCCGCCCCGGGTCGTGGCACCGACCAGAACGGCCCGCCCCTGCGCCTGGAGGGTGTACGCCACGTCCTCGCCGCCGGAGAAGGTGCCCTCGCTCGTGAGGACGTGGACCGGCCGGTCCAGATAGCGCGGGGCGGGAAGGTGCGCGACCGTCCAGTACTGGCGGGTCGTGTCCGAGGTCCGGTCGTAGATGTCGTTCAGGTGCACCTGGTCGTCGGGGAAGAAGTAGCTGCACCACATCGCGGCACCTTCCGGAGCCCCGCCGCGGCAGCCGCGAAGGTCCAGGACGAGGGCGGAGCTGTGTGCGACCAGCTGCATCGCCGCGCCGATCGCGCTCGCGCCCTCGACGGCGCTCGCGATCCACCGGATCTCGATGAGCCCGACGTTCCCCTCCAGCCGCTCGACGCGCTGGATCCCCTGGTTCTCCGCCCGGAGCAGCGCCAGGAACGCGGCCTCCCCGCCGTCCTCGTCCACCGGGTCCAGCGACTGCGGCTCGTCCGTCCACAGCAGGCGCAGGTGCTTGTCCGGGCAGACCTCCTGAAGGTCGGCCGTCACCACCCCGCAGAGCGCCGGCCCGTCCAGGCCCGCGTAGGCACCCGCCGCGAGACGGCCCCGTATCGCGGCCTCGATGACAACGGCCTTGTCGGGGAAAACGTAGCCCGCGGTGATCCGGTCCAGGGCGCGTTCGACGATCTCTTCGTTTTTCGGCATGAGGAGTCATGATAGAGCGCCAACACCCCGGTGACCAAAGGGTTTACCCTCGACCCGCACCCGGTCCGGGGGCCGTGCCAAGGACGCCGCCGGGCTCCGCGAGCATGTCGTCGACAAGCTGCATCCGGGTCTCCGGCAGGCGCTCGGCGATCGCCTCCACCATCATCGCGACCCCCTGCGGGTCGGGCGCCGCACAGCGTTCGCGGGCCGCCTCGTCGGGCCAGCGGGCATACGCCACCCAGGTACCGTCGTCCGCCCGGTGCAGCCGGGACCCGTAACTGCCGCATTGCGCGTGGATGGCCGCCGTCACGCGGTGCCAGCCGTCGGCGAACTGCTGCTCCATGCCCGGCCGGAGCCGCCACCGGTAGATCACTGCGAACACGCCCGGATACCTCCCGCATCAGGATGTGGATCTTTCCTGGCCACTCTAAGGGCAGTCCCGCGGAGCCCGCCGAACAGGCGGGAAGAAACCCGGGGGAGCTTCGCGGACGCGCTCGCTACCATCGCCTGGTGCACCCCGAACCCCGCCCTTGGACCCCGTATCCGAAGATCCCTGCGAACACCCGGCTGGGAGAGGCCCGCGGGCGGAACTGGGTGGCCCACGAGAAGATCCACGGTGCCAACTTCGCCGTCGTGTGCGACGCGTCGGGCGCGCACCCCGCCAAGCGGCGGGAACTCCTCACGGACGGCGGGCTGGACGACTTCTTCGGCGTCGGCCGGATCTGGCCCGCGCTGGCGGTCGCCGCGACCCGCTGCGCGCAGCGCCTGCGCGAGGACACCGGAGCCCCGGCCTCCGCCGTCGTCACCGTCTACGGCGAACTCGCCGGCGGCCGCTACCCCCACCCCGGCGTCCCCGCCACGCCAGGAGCGGAGCCCGTCCAGACCGGCGTCTGGTACGCGCCCGAACTCCTCTGGCTCCCCTTCGACGCCACCGTCACCGACCACGACGGCCCGCGCTGGGTCGGGGACCGGACGCTGCGCGCGGCGGCCGCCGAGGCCGGGCTGCACTGCGTCCCGCTGCTCGCCGAAGGTCCGCTCGGGCGCCTCCAGGAACTGCCGGCGGTCTTCCCCACCCGGCTGCCCGCACTCCTGGGCCTGCCCGCGCTGCCCGACAACCTCGCCGAGGGCCTCGTCGTCAAACCCGCCGACGGATCCCGGGAACCCGGCCGGCCCATGGCCAAGTTCAAGCAGCCCGCCTTCGCCGAGGACGAGCGGTTCGACGGCTCGCGCCCCTACCAGGCGCCCGCCGAGGGCGCGGCAGGAGTTCCCGGCTGGCTGCTCGCCCACGGCACCGGCCTGCTCACCCCGGCCCGGGCCGCGTCCGCCGTGAGCAAGCTGGGACCGCGCACCCCGCCGGGCGACCTGGCCGCCGAGATCGCCCGGGACGCCACCGAGGAGGTGGCGCAGGCACTGGGCGGCCTGGACACGACGACGCACCGCGCACTGGAGGCATGCCTGCACGCCGGAGCCCTGACCCTGGCCCGCTTCGACGCCGCCGACCGCCGCGCCTGACACCACCGGCGCGGGGGCGGGCCCGCCGGATTCCGCCGGCGCCGGCGCCCCTGTGCATACTGCTGCCATGAAGTCCCCGGTCGGCTCGCGCATCCACCTGATGATCACCTTCGTCCTGGTGACGTGCGGCGCGGTCGCCGGAGCCTGCCTCGGGATCCTCCTGTCCGGCCGGCTGATGGCAGTGGTCTTCGCGGCCGTGGCCGGTCTCGGCGCCGGGCTGGGATCGTTCTTCTCCCGCAGGCAGGTCCTCGCCCTCTTCCAGCCCGACCCCGAGGAGGTCCCGGCCGACGGCTACGCCGAGGGCCTCGCCGACGCCGCCCTCGTCTGCATCGCGACCTATCAGGCCGCCGTCTTCCCGCTCACCCCCGACGGGGTGAGCGAGGCCGAGCGGGAGGCCCGCCGCACGATGGCCTACCGCATCTCCGCCTACGAGGGCCTGCCGTACCCGGTACGGACCTCGGCGGCCGCCGCCCTCGAAGCCATCGACCACGGCGCGGACCCGGGGCGGGCGGAGACCGCGATGAAGGCGCTCTGCCTCACCATCTACGACAACCGCCACGGCCGCTGAACCCCGGTGCACCCCGGGCCGTCCGGTGCGCTCAGCCCATTGTGTGATCGGCTGGTCGGCAACGGTTGGGCCTCGGTCCGGCCGTCGGCAGTGGCCTGATGCGGATCATGGCGTTGTCCGGTTATGGAATCTGACGGGATGCTGTTCGCTCGGGCGCCGCTCGACGGTGTCGTCTGGCTCGACACACTGGTCCACGACCCGGACTGCCGGTCATGTCCGCGTCTGCGGGGGCCGGGAGAGGAATCCGAGGAGGCCGACCCCGACGCCGACGGGATCCCGGTGCTGTCGGGCCGGGGCCGGAACTGGATGGTGGCCGCGTCCGCGGTCACGGTCGTCTCGGCCGTACTGACCGTCGTGGCGAACTGACGGCGTTCCCGGCCGGCCCCGCGGCCCGGGTGCGCGCGGGCTCATCCGCCCCGGTGGAGGGTGAGCGTCCAGCTCCGGTGGCTGTGCTCGCCGGGCCGGTCGGGGTGCTGTTCGGTGATGGTCGCGGTGATCTCGTCGCCGGCGCGGTGGAGCGCGCCGTGGTAGCGCCACGCTTCCTCCGGATCGATGGCCAGCAGTTCGGCGAGGACGGTGTCCTCCAGCCGGCGGCCGACGGCGCGCAGCACTCCGGCGTCGAGAACCAGGATCGTCCCGTCCGTGAGGACGAGCGGCTTCGGGGTCTGCGGGTCGGTGAGCGAGGGTCCGCGTTCCACCGTGCCACCGGGCAGCAGCCGGACCACCCGGCTGCCGGTGGGGATGTTGCGGTCGGTCTCGACGACGCGGATGCCGGTGCCGACGACGTAGTGGCCGTAGCTGCGCCAGGAGTCGTACAGGGTGCCGTCGCGGTCGTACGCCCAGGTGTCGAAGGCGTCGTAGCCCTCCAGGCCGAGTACGAACCGGCCGCCGCCCAGGGCCGCGCCGCGGGCACCGCGCAGTTCGGCGATCAGGCCGCCGTCCGCCAGGTCGAGCAGCACGGCCGGGCCGAGGTTGCCCCAGGCCGTGTACGCGAGGGAGTCCGTCGTGACCAGGACCCGGCCGCCGGAGAGGTGGGCGGCGTTGGGGACGCCGGAACAGAGCGCGGTCCAGCGGGTGCGGCCCGAGTCGTCGACACAGCTGATCTTCCCGGCGGTGCCGTGGATCCGCAGATCGCCCCGCCGGGCGAGCGGCCGGCCCCCGGCACGGGACGGACCGCCCTGCGGCAGACCGGACTTGCGCCCCCGTGCCCGCACCGTGACCCGCCACGCGCCGGACCGGCCGTCCTCCTCGGATATCCCCATGGATCCAGATGCTAAGGGGTGTCTTGCCAGTCGGGCCGCGGACCGGCCCCGCCCGCAACCGTGGTCGATCCGACGACGCACCGTCACCAAGCTGTGAAGCTTCTACGGGACGCTGGTGCTCAGCCAGCCCGGCCCAGCCCGGCGCGTTCCGCGCATTCCCCAGGGGGGACCACCATCATGAGCACCGTACGCAAGGCCGCCATCGCCCTCGCCGCCGTATCCGCACTGGCCCTGACGGCCTGTGGCCCCACCGAGGACGGCGCGGCGGGCGGGTCCGGGACGCCCAGCGCGAGCCCGACCGCCGTCCCCAGCGGGAGCGCCGGCGGGAGCGCGTCCGCCGGTCCGAGCGCGACCGCGTCGAAGTCGGCGGCGCCGAAGAAGACCGCGACCCCGTCGAAGCCGTCGAAGTCGGGGTCGACCGACCCCGACTTCGACGTCTTCCCGTGCAGCACGTTCGACGTGACCTTCACCGCGACCCTGGCCGAGCCCACGACCAGCAGCTACCTGCTGAAGATCACCAACAAGGGCACCAAGGCGTGCCGGGCGCTCGGGCACCCGATCGTCACCTTCGGCGACCTGGACGGCCAGGCCACCGAACGGGGTGCGGCCCCCGGCATCGAGGACGCGCTGCGGCTGGAACCGGGCCAGTCGGCCTACGCCGGGCTCATGGGCGGCGCCAACGACGGCAAGGGCAAGACCGTCAACTCGATCGCGCTGACCATGAGCACCGAGTCCGACCTGAAGCAGACACCGCTGAAGGCATCCACCCCCGGCCTGTACGTCTCGCCCGCCAAGAACTCGGTGACCGCCTGGATGAACAACGCGGAGGACGCGCTGAGCCTCTAGGCCGTCTCTTCCGGATCTTGCCGGGCCCGCGACGCCCGGCACCGCACCTGGCCGCGTTGTCGGGGCGCCCGAGTACGTCCAGTACTCGGGCGCTCCTCCGCCTTGCCATGTACGGCACCGGACGCCGCGGGCTCGGCCGACAAGATCCGAAAGAGACGGCCCAGGGGTGTCTTGGTGACGGTCCCCGGCACGACCCCGGCACGTCCGCGTTCATCCGGTCGGCCGAGCACCGCAGGCCGGCCGCGTCCCGCCGGGTCAGGCTGTGGACAAGGACCGTCACCACCGCACAGACGAGGACCGAGCCCATGTCCCACAGCCGACGTATCAGCACCCTCGTGGGCGTCGCAGCACTGCTGCTGACGGCCAGCGCCTGCTCGGGCCTGGGCCGGAGCACCGTCGGCATGCTGACCTTCCGCGGACACGACTCGCCGGTCGAGCTGAGCTACTCCAACACGCTGGTCGTCGGCTGCCACAAGATCGGCATCCCGAAGGGGGCCACGCACGTTCAGAACAACACCCTCGTCGACATCGTCCTGTACCGGACGCCGGACTGCCAGAAGACCGACAAGGCCGACGGGATCTACGTGGCCACCACCCTCTCGAACGTCACGGCCCCGGTGAGCCTGCCCTGGCGCAGCTTCAGCGTCATCCACTGACCCCGCGCCCTCCTGCCCTGCGCCCCGCCGCTTGCGGGCGGGCGGGCTCTGTTCCATAGTCCGAGGTATGGACGAGCGCGAGGCGGCGCTCCGGCAGGCGCACGGCCATGCCGTCCGCTGGCTGGCCAGCCTGTCCGACCGCCCGGTTCCCGCCCGCGCCTCGGTCGACGAGATCGTGCGCGCGCTCGGCGCCGAGCTGCCCGACGCGCCGAGCACGCCCGCCGATGTCGTCGACCTGCTGGCCACGGCCTGTGAGCCGGGGCTCACCGCCTTCCCCAGCGGCCGCTTCTACGGATTCGTGATCGGGGGCACCGAGCCGGCCGCACTCGCGACGGACTGGCTGGTCAGCGCCTGGGACCAGAACTGTGTGATGCGCGCGGTCTCGCCCGCGTACACGGCGGCGGAGGAGGTCGCCGGCGCCTGGCTGCTCGACCTGCTCGGTCTCCCGCCCGACAGCGCCGTCGGCTTCACCACGGGCGCCACCATGGCGAACTTCACCTGCCTCGCCGCCGGGCGCGACACGGTGCTGCGGCGCGCCGGCTGGAACGTGGCCCACGAGGGACTCGTCGGCGGGCCGCCCGTACGCGTGGTCGCGGGCCGGGACCGCCACATGGCCATCGATCTGGCCCTGCGCTACCTCGGGCTCGGCCGGCCCGAGCTCGTCGAGGCGGACGAGCAGGGACGCATCGACCCCGAGGCCCTGCGCCGCGCACTGGCGGCCGGCGGGCCCGGACCCACCATCGTGGTCCTCCAGGCCGGCGACATCCACTCCGGCGCCTTCGACCCCTTCGCCGAAACGGTCCGTGCCGCTCGCGAGGCCGACGCGTGGGTGCACGTGGACGGCGCCTTCGGCCTGTGGGCGGCCGCCTCCCCGGCCCACGCCCACCTCACCGACGGCTGCGCGGGGGCGGACTCCTGGGCCACGGACGCCCACAAGACCCTGAACGTCCCCTACGACTGCGGCCTCGCCGTCGTCCGTGACCCCTCCGCCCTCCGGTCGGCGATGGGCGAGCGCGGCGACTACCTCATCCAGCACGAACACGGCGACCCCGTCGACAAGGTCCCCGAACTCTCCCGCCGCGGACGCGCCTTCACCGTATGGGCCGCCCTCAGATCCCTCGGCCGCCACGGCGTGGCCGACCTCGTCGACCGGCTGTGCCGGCACGCCGGCGCCTTCGCCGCCGGCATCTGCGAGATCGAGGGCGCGACCGTCCTCAACGACGTGGTCTTCACCCAGGTCTGCGCCGAGTTCGGCGACGACGAACGCACCGACCGGGTACTGGCCCGCCTCCTCGACGAGGGCACGGCCTGGATCAGCGGCTCCACCTGGCACGGCCGCCGCGTCATGCGCATCTCGGTGAGCAACTGGTCGACGACCGACGAGGACGTCGCACGCACCCTCGACGCGATCCGCCGCGCGTCCGACGGCACATGAGGACAGATCAAGGCTCCTCGGCGCCGACGGTCGCGATGTCCCGTGCGACGTTGAAGTCCGGGCCGTGCTGCGCCCGCATGTCCTCCAGCCACCTCATGG encodes:
- a CDS encoding SpoIIE family protein phosphatase, which encodes MAIVVLLAAGALLALVLQSRHDTEREARNRSVSVAQTFAHSLGLQDTLKTSDPSKTLQPLAETTRKAAGVDFIVVMDTNGIRYSHPQPDRIGKRFVGTIEPSLKGQVHTESVDGPLGKEIQAIVPVTGPDGKVNALVSAGLTVKNVTGVVDRQLPVILLAIATGLALATVGTALISRRLRRQTHGLGTQEMTRMYEHHDAVLHAVREGVLITDGEGRLLLANDEAKRLLGLPEDADGRHIADVPGLDRRMADLLLSGREATDEVLESGDRLLVVNQRPTHPRGRPEGAAITIRDSTEMQVLTSRAETARRRLKLLYDAGGDIGTSLDVVRTAEELAAVAVPRFADFVTVDLADQVIDGEEPRAGSDMRRTAVSGIRSDHPLYPVGRLIDFLPSTPQARGYGTGRAELVPHLADAPGWKAQDPPRAQAIVDYGIHSLIAAPLMARGVVLGVVNFWRSQKQEPFDEDELSLAEELVARAAVSMDNARRYTREHALAVTLQRSLLPRALPEQSAMDVAHFYLPAQSGVGGDWFDVIPLAGCRVALVVGDVVGHGLHAAATMGRLRTAVHNFSSLDLPPDEILARLDDLVQRIDHDGEGDDVNGGVLGATCLYAVYDPVSQRCTMARAGHLPPLVVAPDGTTEIVELPAGPPLGLGGMPFETAELDLAEGSQLVLYTDGLIEERTRDISEGLELLRAALSHPDRDPHESCRAVLDMLLPPRPTDDVALLIARTRTLGPDRVAQWEVPFQPSAVGAMRNAAAKKLDEWGLTDLGFATELILSELITNALRHGSAPVRVRLLHDHNLTCEVWDGSSTAPHLRYAATTDEGGRGLFLVAQLSEHWGTRYTPDGKVIWAELALPGAAGGTEAALAAFLDVDPI
- a CDS encoding S41 family peptidase translates to MPKNEEIVERALDRITAGYVFPDKAVVIEAAIRGRLAAGAYAGLDGPALCGVVTADLQEVCPDKHLRLLWTDEPQSLDPVDEDGGEAAFLALLRAENQGIQRVERLEGNVGLIEIRWIASAVEGASAIGAAMQLVAHSSALVLDLRGCRGGAPEGAAMWCSYFFPDDQVHLNDIYDRTSDTTRQYWTVAHLPAPRYLDRPVHVLTSEGTFSGGEDVAYTLQAQGRAVLVGATTRGGAHPTARHAVAEHVLVTVPTARSINTVTGGNWEGVGVVPDVPVPAEQALETALKALRPGV
- a CDS encoding antibiotic biosynthesis monooxygenase family protein — protein: MFAVIYRWRLRPGMEQQFADGWHRVTAAIHAQCGSYGSRLHRADDGTWVAYARWPDEAARERCAAPDPQGVAMMVEAIAERLPETRMQLVDDMLAEPGGVLGTAPGPGAGRG
- a CDS encoding RNA ligase family protein, whose amino-acid sequence is MHPEPRPWTPYPKIPANTRLGEARGRNWVAHEKIHGANFAVVCDASGAHPAKRRELLTDGGLDDFFGVGRIWPALAVAATRCAQRLREDTGAPASAVVTVYGELAGGRYPHPGVPATPGAEPVQTGVWYAPELLWLPFDATVTDHDGPRWVGDRTLRAAAAEAGLHCVPLLAEGPLGRLQELPAVFPTRLPALLGLPALPDNLAEGLVVKPADGSREPGRPMAKFKQPAFAEDERFDGSRPYQAPAEGAAGVPGWLLAHGTGLLTPARAASAVSKLGPRTPPGDLAAEIARDATEEVAQALGGLDTTTHRALEACLHAGALTLARFDAADRRA
- a CDS encoding DUF4232 domain-containing protein, whose amino-acid sequence is MSTVRKAAIALAAVSALALTACGPTEDGAAGGSGTPSASPTAVPSGSAGGSASAGPSATASKSAAPKKTATPSKPSKSGSTDPDFDVFPCSTFDVTFTATLAEPTTSSYLLKITNKGTKACRALGHPIVTFGDLDGQATERGAAPGIEDALRLEPGQSAYAGLMGGANDGKGKTVNSIALTMSTESDLKQTPLKASTPGLYVSPAKNSVTAWMNNAEDALSL
- a CDS encoding pyridoxal phosphate-dependent decarboxylase family protein gives rise to the protein MDEREAALRQAHGHAVRWLASLSDRPVPARASVDEIVRALGAELPDAPSTPADVVDLLATACEPGLTAFPSGRFYGFVIGGTEPAALATDWLVSAWDQNCVMRAVSPAYTAAEEVAGAWLLDLLGLPPDSAVGFTTGATMANFTCLAAGRDTVLRRAGWNVAHEGLVGGPPVRVVAGRDRHMAIDLALRYLGLGRPELVEADEQGRIDPEALRRALAAGGPGPTIVVLQAGDIHSGAFDPFAETVRAAREADAWVHVDGAFGLWAAASPAHAHLTDGCAGADSWATDAHKTLNVPYDCGLAVVRDPSALRSAMGERGDYLIQHEHGDPVDKVPELSRRGRAFTVWAALRSLGRHGVADLVDRLCRHAGAFAAGICEIEGATVLNDVVFTQVCAEFGDDERTDRVLARLLDEGTAWISGSTWHGRRVMRISVSNWSTTDEDVARTLDAIRRASDGT